In the genome of Populus trichocarpa isolate Nisqually-1 chromosome 6, P.trichocarpa_v4.1, whole genome shotgun sequence, one region contains:
- the LOC112327931 gene encoding ricin — MKQLKGNTKLWIVVAAYLLSTVLVASTEAGNMDSLAEDQTGRDMIIRSVVPKNDDVVSGSKSTQHIVGINNLCVDVFLELYFDGNLVQLYPCKSDGDVNQQWSLEKNGTIQSKGKCLATNGTSPGSYVFISDCNKVKASATIWKVQKDGSILNPSSSLVLTSKSGKSGSLLTLETNVYALGQGWNFTSVSKPSPKSIVGLWGYCLEFNKYVPKLAKCVKNKTEQKWNFYADGSIRLDANTDLCLTSNGNTKGSLVLVVSCSPVSSNQRWTFGDSHGKAYFPILNVNNALVLDVSYSILNLFEIIIWDFNGGANQVWRLS, encoded by the coding sequence ATGAAACAATTGAAAGGAAATACGAAGCTGTGGATTGTGGTGGCAGCATATCTTTTGTCGACTGTACTCGTGGCGAGTACAGAAGCTGGGAACATGGACTCATTGGCAGAAGATCAAACTGGGAGGGACATGATCATCCGCTCTGTCGTGCCAAAAAATGACGATGTTGTTTCTGGTTCAAAGTCCACACAACACATTGTTGGCATAAATAATTTGTGCGTTGACGTGTTTCTTGAACTCTACTTTGATGGAAACTTAGTACAGTTGTACCCGTGTAAATCTGACGGAGATGTGAATCAACAATGGAGCTTGGAGAAGAACGGAACCATTCAATCTAAAGGCAAGTGTTTGGCCACAAACGGCACAAGTCCAGGAAGCTATGTATTTATCTCTGACTGCAACAAGGTGAAGGCTAGCGCCACAATTTGGAAAGTACAAAAGGATGGCTCCATCCTAAACCCCTCCTCGTCACTAGTTTTGACCTCAAAGTCGGGGAAAAGTGGCTCCCTACTCACCTTGGAAACCAATGTTTATGCCTTGGGCCAAGGTTGGAATTTCACCAGTGTTTCAAAACCATCACCAAAGTCCATTGTCGGGCTTTGGGGCTACTGCTTGGAATTTAACAAATATGTCCCAAAGTTAGCCAAGTGCGTGAAGAACAAGACTGAACAAAAATGGAATTTTTACGCAGATGGTTCAATAAGGCTTGATGCAAACACAGATTTGTGCCTAACTAGTAATGGAAATACCAAAGGAAGCTTGGTCCTCGTTGTCTCTTGTAGCCCTGTGTCATCTAACCAACGTTGGACGTTTGGGGACAGCCACGGCAAAGCTTATTTCCCCATTTTGAACGTGAATAATGCTTTGGTGTTGGATGTGAGCTATTCCATTCTAAACCTGTTCGAAATAATTATTTGGGATTTCAACGGAGGAGCTAACCAGGTATGGCGTCTGTCGTAA